The region GGTGAGCTGCCGGATCCGTGGTTGTCAAGTGTACGTTTACCCCTTTCGCTGACAATCCCATTGCAATCGCGGCAGCAATCGTAGTTTTGCCTACTCCGCCTTTACCCATAGTAAAAATAACCTTCTTACCACTTTCATATAAATCATCTACCACATGATTCAGAGTTGGTATATCTTGCGCTTTTAATTCCGCATGAACTAAATTGAAATTATCTTTCACCAATAAATTCCGTACATTCTCCAAACCGGTAATATTATATGCGCGGAGCGGCACATAATATTGCTTCAGCCTTTTCAGTTCCTCCGGCATTTGTACCAATGCCTTTTGCTGCTTTTGATACAGGCTCTCAGATATCGGATCATCATAGGAATTTAATACACCATTTACAATCATTATCTGATTACTGACACCAATATCAGAAAGTTCTTTCGCAGCACGCACAGCTTCTTTTAACGGTGCAGTTTCCGGCCTTGAAACCAGAAGCAAGGTTGTCATATCACCGCTTGCCAGGGTGCTGACTGCCTTTTTATATATTTCTTTTCTGCTCTCCAACCCGGAAAGCTGACCAAGACAGGAAGCACCATGGGTACTTTCACTGATAAAATTGCTCCATGCAGAAGGTAGTTGCAGCATGCGGAGAGTATGACCGGTGGGTGCCGTATCAAATATAATATGGTCATACTCTTCCTTAGCCTTTTCATCCGTTATAAAATTCGAAAATTCATTAAATGCTGCTATTTCAACCGTACAGGAGCCGGAAAGCTGCTCTTCCATATTTTTTAAAACGGATTCCGGCAATTTCCCCCGGTATGGTGCCATCACGCTCTCACGATAATCTGCCGCAGCTTTCAGAGGATCGAGATTCGCTACCATAAGTCCGGGGACATCCCGAATCGGCGTTCCTTTACCAGTCAGTTCCATACGGAACACATCCTGTAAATTGGAAGCCGGATCTGTACTAACGAGCAACACCTTTTTACCAAGATCTGCAAGGGTTACTGCAGACGCACAGGCTGTTGATGTTTTCCCAACACCGCCTTTGCCTGTAAAAAAGAGGTATTTTGTTAATTGGACCTTATTTAAATCAAATAACTGCACTAACAGCAACCTCCCTTGCAACAGCATCCACCTTCATTTTGAGGTTCTTCCCCTAAATACCCTTCTGGTATTCCCAGCATCTCCATAATTTCCCCATTGGTTGGATACGCCTTGGTTTTAACAATCTTTCCATCCACCACCGTTGCAGGCAAAGCGTCCACTCCCTCTTTCATAATCAACTGATTTATCTCTGCACAATCAATAAATGCCTGGGGATTGCTATTCAGATTATATCTTTGAATTTTTACATCTTGTTTTTTTAAGCTGTTAACAACTGTTGAAATTCTGAGTAACTCCGGATCGACGCTAACACCGCATACACCAGTTTCGCAGCAAAGAGCTGGTTCATAAATAGACATTGTTTTCATAATAGATTCTCTCCTCCTAAATCATTTTTAAATGCTTAATTTTATACGGTAACCATCATACGGAAACCGCTGCTTACTTCTTTCCAATCATTTTTTTCCATTGTTTAAGTTCAAGGATCACTTTTCAAACCAGCCTTTCGTACCATTTGCTATTTTAACTAACATCAGCATAACCGGAACCTCCACCAGTACGCCAACAATGGTAGCCAATGCCACCGGAGAGGTTGCCCCAAAAAGTGAAATTGCAACCGCTACAGAAAGCTCAAAAAAGTTCGAGGCCCCGATCATTCCGGCGGGAGCTGCAATTTGATATGGCAGCTTTAAAGCCTTACAGGTGATATAAGCAATAAAGAAAATGAAAAATGTTTGAATAATAAGCGGTACTGCTATCAAAACAATATGCAATGGATTTTTTAAAATAACATTTCCCTGAAATGAAAAAATTATAATAAGAGTCAGTAATAAGCCCATAATCGTTACATTGTTGAATTTGGGAATAAACTTTGAGATGAAATATTTTTCCCCTTTATTCTTCACCACAAATGTTCTTGTCAGGATACCTCCGATAAGCGGTATCACAACAAACAGTACTACGGAAAGCAGCAACGTATTCCAGGGTATGGAAACACCTCCAACCCCCAGCAAAAATGCTACAATCGGAGTAAATGCAACCAGAATAATCAAGTCATTGGTTGCCACCTGAACGACTGTATATGCTGGATCACCTTTTGTTAAATGACTCCATACAAATACCATTGCCGTACATGGTGCTGCTCCAAGCAAAACTGCCCCTGCCAGATAATCCTTTGCCAGTTCTGGAGAAATAAACCCTCTAAATACCACGAAAAAAAAGAAACCTGCAATTCCAAACATGGTAAAGGGCTTAATCAACCAGTTTGTTACCCATGTAACAAATAATCCTTTGGGGTTCTTCCCCACATTTTTAATACTGGAAAAATTTACCTTCATCATCATCGGATAAATCATCAGCCATATGAGTACAGCAATAGGAGCAGATACCTGCGCATATTCAAATTTACCCAAAAATGCCGGAATTCCAGGAAGAAACTTTCCGGTTAAAACTCCCGTCACCATGCAGAGAATTACCCATAAACTAAGATATCTTTCAAAAAAACCAATTCCCTGCTCCTTATTCTTTTCCACAGCAGCAATTCCCTCCTTTACAGATACAATCTTCTTTACTGGATGTTATGGAACACAGGAATTTTTTAAAATCCTGTACTACATGATCATTCAGGGAATAGTACATCCATTTCCCCTCTTTCCGTGCATTTGTCAAACCACAGTCACAAAGTATTTTCATATGATGAGACAGAGTCGGCTGCGTAATGTTAAATTTCTCCAGTATCTTACAGGCACATAGCTCACCACAGGAAAGCATATCTACGATCATGATTCTGTTTACATCAGATAAAGCCTTGAATAATCCAACATGCTCATTATATTTATCCATTATTTTCACCTCACATAGATAATTATCTATATGTTATTATATGCCAACACATAGATAAATGTCAATATATTTTTAAAATTATTAAAAAAGGACTTTTGCCTAATCATATATACTTTCCTTTGAAAGCTATACACTTGGCAAAAGCCCTGATTAACCAATTTACGTTATCTCGTCCCCATGATACAAATATTAATGTGCAAAAAAATCATTTTAATGAATCGGCTGAAGCTTTTTATCTTTATGATATCTCTTCAAATTTTAAAAACGGTCCCGGTCAAACAGTTGTCTTAAAAACAAAAGTCTGATAATATCTCTTAAATTAAAAGTAAAAAAGGGGCGGCGGCGATCTCTGTCCCAATCTCTGCGGCGATCTCTGCC is a window of [Clostridium] saccharolyticum WM1 DNA encoding:
- the arsD gene encoding arsenite efflux transporter metallochaperone ArsD; this translates as MKTMSIYEPALCCETGVCGVSVDPELLRISTVVNSLKKQDVKIQRYNLNSNPQAFIDCAEINQLIMKEGVDALPATVVDGKIVKTKAYPTNGEIMEMLGIPEGYLGEEPQNEGGCCCKGGCC
- the arsB gene encoding ACR3 family arsenite efflux transporter, giving the protein MEKNKEQGIGFFERYLSLWVILCMVTGVLTGKFLPGIPAFLGKFEYAQVSAPIAVLIWLMIYPMMMKVNFSSIKNVGKNPKGLFVTWVTNWLIKPFTMFGIAGFFFFVVFRGFISPELAKDYLAGAVLLGAAPCTAMVFVWSHLTKGDPAYTVVQVATNDLIILVAFTPIVAFLLGVGGVSIPWNTLLLSVVLFVVIPLIGGILTRTFVVKNKGEKYFISKFIPKFNNVTIMGLLLTLIIIFSFQGNVILKNPLHIVLIAVPLIIQTFFIFFIAYITCKALKLPYQIAAPAGMIGASNFFELSVAVAISLFGATSPVALATIVGVLVEVPVMLMLVKIANGTKGWFEK
- a CDS encoding ArsR/SmtB family transcription factor gives rise to the protein MDKYNEHVGLFKALSDVNRIMIVDMLSCGELCACKILEKFNITQPTLSHHMKILCDCGLTNARKEGKWMYYSLNDHVVQDFKKFLCSITSSKEDCICKGGNCCCGKE
- the arsA gene encoding arsenical pump-driving ATPase, whose amino-acid sequence is MQLFDLNKVQLTKYLFFTGKGGVGKTSTACASAVTLADLGKKVLLVSTDPASNLQDVFRMELTGKGTPIRDVPGLMVANLDPLKAAADYRESVMAPYRGKLPESVLKNMEEQLSGSCTVEIAAFNEFSNFITDEKAKEEYDHIIFDTAPTGHTLRMLQLPSAWSNFISESTHGASCLGQLSGLESRKEIYKKAVSTLASGDMTTLLLVSRPETAPLKEAVRAAKELSDIGVSNQIMIVNGVLNSYDDPISESLYQKQQKALVQMPEELKRLKQYYVPLRAYNITGLENVRNLLVKDNFNLVHAELKAQDIPTLNHVVDDLYESGKKVIFTMGKGGVGKTTIAAAIAMGLSAKGVNVHLTTTDPAAHLKFVMEDPSGITMSHINEKEELLRYQQEVLAKARETLSEDDVAYVEEDLRSPCTQEIAVFRAFAEIVENAEDQVVVIDTAPTGHTLLLLDSTQSYHKEVKRTQGDIPESVKKLLPRLRNAEETEVIIVTLAETTPVFEAMRLEEDLERAEITVKWWVINSSLYATETTNRLLKAKASHEIQWINKVDDISKGNFAVIQWSADEIKGEKLLSI